The following coding sequences lie in one Amycolatopsis cihanbeyliensis genomic window:
- the serA gene encoding phosphoglycerate dehydrogenase, whose product MSKPSQPVVLLAEKLAPSVVSALGDEVEVRHVDGTDRPALLDAVQEADALLVRSATKVDAEVLAAAPVLKVVARAGVGLDNVEVPAATDRGVLVVNAPTSNIVSAAEHAVALLLAVARRVPAADQSLRGGEWKRSSYTGVELNGKTVGIVGLGKIGQLVGQRLAAFGTELIAYDPYASAQRASQLGIELVSLDELLRRSDMISIHLPKTPETTGLIDAEALAKTKQGVIIVNAARGGLVDEEALADAVRSGQVGGAGVDVFVTEPTTASPLFELPNVVATPHLGASTTEAQDRAGTDVARSVVLALRGDFVPDAVNVAGGPVGEEVRPFLQLTQKLGTVVSALSSNPPASVTVVVRGELSGEDVSVLSLAALRGVFSTVVEDPVTFVNAPRLAEELGVGVDITTETESPNHRSLVTVRAVHADGTTISVSGTVTGKDEVEKLVEVNGRHFDLRAKGNMLLLEYPDRPGIMGRVGTLLGEAGINIEAAQISQTTDRSDAVMLLRVDRGVDSHVLESTGSAVGARTIRAVTFE is encoded by the coding sequence GTGAGCAAGCCCAGCCAGCCAGTCGTCCTACTCGCCGAGAAGCTCGCCCCATCCGTGGTGAGTGCGCTCGGTGACGAGGTCGAGGTCAGGCACGTGGACGGCACCGACCGGCCCGCGCTGCTGGACGCTGTGCAGGAGGCGGACGCCCTGCTGGTCCGCTCGGCGACCAAGGTGGACGCCGAGGTGCTCGCCGCCGCGCCCGTCCTCAAGGTGGTCGCCAGGGCCGGGGTAGGGCTGGACAACGTCGAGGTACCCGCCGCCACCGACCGCGGCGTGCTGGTGGTCAACGCGCCGACCTCGAACATCGTCTCGGCGGCCGAGCACGCCGTCGCCCTGCTGCTCGCGGTCGCCCGCCGGGTCCCGGCCGCCGACCAGAGCCTGCGTGGCGGCGAGTGGAAGCGCAGCTCGTACACCGGGGTCGAGCTGAACGGCAAGACCGTCGGCATCGTCGGGCTCGGCAAGATCGGCCAGCTGGTCGGGCAGCGGCTCGCCGCCTTCGGCACCGAGCTGATCGCCTACGACCCCTACGCCTCGGCCCAGCGCGCGTCGCAGCTCGGCATCGAGCTGGTCAGCCTGGACGAGTTGCTGCGGCGGTCCGACATGATCTCCATCCACCTGCCGAAGACCCCGGAGACCACCGGCCTGATCGACGCCGAGGCGCTGGCCAAGACCAAGCAGGGCGTGATCATCGTGAACGCGGCCAGGGGCGGGCTGGTCGACGAGGAGGCGCTCGCGGACGCGGTGCGCAGCGGCCAGGTCGGCGGTGCGGGGGTGGACGTGTTCGTCACCGAGCCCACCACCGCCAGCCCGCTGTTCGAGCTGCCGAACGTGGTGGCCACCCCGCACCTGGGCGCCTCGACCACGGAGGCGCAGGACCGGGCCGGCACCGACGTGGCCCGCTCCGTGGTGCTCGCCCTGCGCGGCGACTTCGTGCCGGACGCGGTGAACGTCGCGGGCGGCCCGGTCGGCGAGGAGGTCCGGCCGTTCCTGCAGCTCACCCAGAAACTGGGCACCGTGGTGTCCGCGCTGAGCTCCAACCCGCCTGCCTCGGTCACCGTGGTGGTACGCGGCGAACTGTCCGGCGAGGACGTCAGCGTGCTGTCGCTGGCCGCGCTGCGTGGGGTGTTCTCCACCGTGGTCGAGGACCCGGTGACCTTCGTGAACGCGCCGCGGCTGGCCGAGGAGCTCGGCGTCGGGGTGGACATCACCACCGAGACGGAGAGCCCGAACCACCGCAGCCTGGTGACCGTGCGCGCGGTGCACGCCGACGGCACCACCATCTCGGTCTCCGGGACGGTCACCGGCAAGGACGAGGTGGAGAAGCTGGTCGAGGTGAACGGGCGGCACTTCGACCTGCGTGCCAAGGGCAACATGCTGCTGCTGGAGTACCCGGACCGCCCTGGGATCATGGGCCGGGTCGGCACCCTGCTCGGCGAGGCCGGGATCAACATCGAGGCCGCGCAGATCAGCCAGACCACGGACCGCTCCGACGCGGTCATGCTGCTGCGGGTGGACCGCGGGGTCGACTCCCACGTGCTGGAATCGACCGGCTCGGCCGTCGGTGCCCGCACGATCCGTGCGGTCACATTCGAGTAA
- a CDS encoding 3-isopropylmalate dehydrogenase, whose translation MRLAVIPGDGIGPEVVTEALKVLGEVVPSAEITNYDLGAARWHSTGELLPESVLGELRQHDAILLGAVGDPTVPSGILERGLLLRLRFELDHHVNLRPARLYPGLRGPLADPGEVDMVVVREGTEGPYAGNGGLLRKDTEHEIATEVSVNTAFGIRRVVTDAFNRAEERPRKHLTLLHKTNVLEYAGSLWSRIVEEVSLEHPDVTVAYSHVDAATIHLVTDPARFDVIVTDNLFGDIVTDLAAAVTGGIGLAASGNMDISRRNPSMFEPVHGSAPDIAGQGLADPTAAVLSMSLLLDHLGQKEAARRIEASVAFDLATRDQSSPGATHSIGDRLAALVSSNDTTRPVP comes from the coding sequence ATGCGGCTCGCGGTGATCCCAGGTGACGGGATCGGGCCCGAAGTGGTCACCGAGGCGCTCAAGGTGCTCGGTGAGGTCGTGCCGAGCGCGGAGATCACCAACTACGACCTCGGTGCCGCGCGCTGGCACTCAACCGGCGAGCTGCTGCCCGAGTCGGTGCTGGGGGAACTTCGGCAGCATGACGCCATTCTGCTCGGCGCGGTGGGTGATCCGACCGTGCCGAGCGGGATTCTGGAGCGCGGGCTGCTGCTGCGCCTGCGCTTCGAGCTGGATCACCATGTGAACCTGCGGCCCGCCCGGCTGTACCCCGGCCTTCGTGGCCCGCTCGCCGACCCGGGCGAGGTCGACATGGTGGTGGTGCGGGAAGGCACCGAGGGGCCGTACGCGGGCAACGGCGGCCTCTTGCGCAAGGACACCGAGCACGAGATCGCGACCGAGGTCAGCGTGAACACGGCCTTCGGGATCCGGCGGGTGGTGACCGACGCGTTCAACCGGGCCGAGGAGCGCCCGCGCAAGCATCTGACCCTGCTGCACAAGACGAACGTGCTGGAGTACGCGGGTTCGCTGTGGTCCCGGATCGTGGAGGAGGTGTCGCTGGAGCACCCGGACGTGACGGTGGCCTACTCGCACGTGGATGCCGCCACGATCCATCTGGTGACCGATCCCGCCCGGTTCGACGTGATCGTCACCGACAACCTGTTCGGCGATATCGTCACCGACCTCGCGGCCGCGGTGACCGGTGGCATCGGGCTGGCCGCGAGCGGGAACATGGACATTTCCCGGCGCAACCCGAGCATGTTCGAACCGGTGCACGGCAGCGCGCCGGACATCGCAGGGCAGGGGCTCGCCGACCCGACCGCCGCGGTGCTGTCGATGTCCCTGCTGCTGGACCATCTCGGCCAGAAGGAGGCCGCGCGCCGGATCGAGGCCTCGGTCGCCTTCGACCTCGCCACCAGGGACCAGTCCTCGCCGGGAGCCACCCACTCGATCGGCGACCGGCTCGCCGCGCTCGTCTCCTCCAACGACACCACCCGCCCCGTCCCCTGA
- a CDS encoding SDR family NAD(P)-dependent oxidoreductase codes for MNDTTYFPNKQAVVLDDRLDGKVALVTGGSRGIGAAVAIRLATAGADVVLTYQHSVDQAENVVAEVKAAGRRGLAIQADSADATEAVSAVERAVAEFGRLDVLVNNAGAAYFGTVEDIPVADVDRVLAVNVRGPFLAAQAAARHLPAGGRIINIGSCAAERGALPGLTLYGMSKAAVAGLTRTLARELGPRGITVNTVHPGPIDTDMNPADGPAGDANRQFVALGGYGQAVDVAATVAHLAGESGRYITGAGLAVDGGFAA; via the coding sequence GTGAACGACACAACGTACTTCCCGAACAAGCAGGCTGTGGTGCTGGACGACCGGCTCGACGGAAAGGTGGCACTGGTCACCGGTGGCAGCAGGGGTATCGGCGCCGCGGTGGCCATCCGCCTCGCCACGGCCGGAGCCGATGTCGTGCTGACCTACCAGCACAGCGTGGACCAGGCCGAGAACGTGGTGGCCGAGGTCAAGGCCGCGGGCCGGCGCGGGTTGGCCATCCAGGCGGACAGTGCCGACGCGACCGAGGCGGTCTCCGCCGTGGAGCGGGCCGTCGCCGAGTTCGGCCGGCTGGACGTGCTGGTCAACAACGCCGGGGCGGCATACTTCGGCACGGTCGAGGACATCCCGGTGGCGGACGTCGACCGGGTGCTGGCGGTGAACGTGCGCGGGCCGTTCCTCGCCGCGCAGGCGGCCGCCCGGCACCTACCCGCGGGCGGCCGGATCATCAACATCGGCAGTTGCGCCGCCGAGCGCGGCGCGTTGCCGGGGCTGACGCTGTACGGGATGAGCAAGGCCGCCGTCGCCGGGCTGACCAGGACCCTCGCGCGGGAACTCGGGCCGCGCGGTATCACGGTGAACACGGTGCACCCCGGGCCGATCGACACCGATATGAACCCGGCGGACGGGCCTGCGGGCGACGCGAACCGGCAGTTCGTGGCGCTCGGCGGTTACGGGCAGGCGGTGGATGTGGCGGCCACCGTGGCGCATCTTGCCGGCGAGAGCGGCCGCTACATCACCGGCGCCGGGCTGGCCGTGGACGGCGGGTTCGCCGCCTGA
- a CDS encoding S8 family peptidase, with protein sequence MSRIRVPAWVTRSSAAVLAAVLTTALAGVPSASAQQDQPLADAVPPTGSAVAGLQGTLSPRLAAARGRTTAFVELAKRPAVDAFNTERARGAGKEQAKRAARAARRETAGAVDAVLGQLRSLDGATELVTETVNAVPGAVVTADAAELRRIAQRADVVSVRTVVPKKRTNSGATQLTRTLNAWQQTGRFGEGIRVGIIDDGVDYTHADFGGPGTKAAYEAIDRTRVEASYFPTAKVVGGTDLVGDDYDSAGEAGSPTPRPDPNPISCGQHGTHVAGTAGGFGVNADGSTFTGDYAELTADDVDEMRIGPGSAPKALLYAIKVFGCHGSTSVTTQALDWALDPDGDGDFTDHLDLVNLSLGSDYGAPDDPDSLFVRKLAANGVLPVFSGGNGGDLYDIGGSPGNTPEALTVASSRDASVLRDAAEVTAPAEQAGQRPGQFSQNYAGYDDLDRTRPVVALSAGNPDGCRPFSAADRAAVAGKFAWLEWDDNDSTRACGSSTRTDNAAAAGAEGVLLSSTLEHFSAGIAGNEDIPAFQLTGTATGTLRPALEAGTLQVRLSGHGRAALQTYDESIVDSPSGFTSRGVRGPSVKPDVAAPGDTIASALSGSGNGRTVLSGTSMAAPHTAGIAALIRQAHPEWSVEEVKAAVINTAGHDLHDARGDTYAPQRVGAGRIDAIAALENEVLAYVQDDPGAVSATFGTVEAAGPVSLTKTVKVVNKGVRPVTLGVSYAGVTEPPGVRYELSTDTVRLSPRGVARVRVTLRIDEPSALRKVIDPTMATEQSGLARQFLADASGHVAFTPREGATVGLRVPVYAAPKPVSAISTPSEVRFHGGQNQAVLDLGGRGVVQGSGSQAYRSLISVFELQAKSGRLPECRGQSGRNCTINDTAKSGDLRYVGATSTAPLARRQGDPESSLLAFGLATWSDWANLGSNTIPFVDIDTTGDGKPDFESYVTKVPGTDVLLVNTVDLRKPGLPSVDVRPVNGQLGDVDTNVFDTNVVVLPVRIAALGIDPSAESHRISYTAGTVGYYSAPGHDLIDSIGEPVSVDALAPAYTVRGGGDPALSYLARPGTALVVDRNADAAREDTVLGLLALNHHNASGRRAEVVRVQATGRG encoded by the coding sequence ATGAGTCGGATTCGCGTACCCGCGTGGGTCACGCGGTCGTCAGCGGCGGTCCTCGCGGCCGTCCTGACGACCGCCCTCGCCGGGGTGCCGAGTGCGTCCGCGCAGCAGGATCAGCCGTTGGCCGACGCCGTCCCACCCACCGGGAGCGCGGTGGCGGGCCTGCAGGGCACGCTCTCCCCGCGACTGGCGGCGGCACGGGGCCGGACGACGGCCTTCGTCGAATTGGCCAAGCGGCCCGCGGTGGACGCGTTCAACACCGAACGGGCACGGGGCGCGGGCAAGGAGCAGGCGAAGCGGGCCGCGCGGGCGGCCCGGCGGGAGACCGCGGGGGCGGTGGACGCCGTGCTCGGGCAGTTGCGCTCGCTGGACGGCGCGACCGAGCTGGTCACCGAGACCGTCAACGCCGTACCCGGCGCGGTGGTGACCGCGGACGCGGCCGAGCTCAGGCGGATCGCCCAGCGCGCCGATGTGGTCTCGGTGCGGACCGTCGTGCCCAAGAAGCGGACCAACAGCGGGGCGACCCAGCTGACCAGGACGCTGAACGCCTGGCAGCAGACCGGTCGCTTCGGCGAGGGCATCCGGGTCGGGATCATCGACGACGGCGTCGACTACACGCACGCCGACTTCGGCGGCCCCGGCACCAAGGCGGCCTACGAGGCGATCGACCGCACCAGGGTCGAGGCCTCCTACTTCCCGACCGCGAAGGTGGTCGGCGGCACCGACCTGGTCGGCGACGACTACGACTCCGCGGGCGAGGCGGGCTCACCGACCCCGCGCCCGGACCCCAACCCGATCTCCTGCGGGCAGCACGGGACGCATGTGGCGGGCACCGCGGGTGGTTTCGGGGTGAACGCGGACGGCAGCACCTTCACCGGTGACTACGCCGAGCTGACCGCCGACGACGTGGACGAGATGCGGATCGGGCCGGGGTCGGCGCCGAAGGCGCTGCTGTACGCCATCAAGGTGTTCGGCTGCCACGGTTCCACCAGCGTCACCACCCAGGCCCTCGACTGGGCGCTGGACCCGGACGGCGACGGGGACTTCACCGACCACCTCGACCTGGTGAACCTGTCGCTGGGCAGCGACTACGGCGCCCCGGACGACCCGGACTCGCTGTTCGTGCGCAAGCTGGCCGCGAACGGGGTGCTGCCGGTGTTCTCCGGCGGCAACGGCGGGGACCTCTACGATATCGGCGGCTCGCCCGGTAACACCCCGGAGGCGTTGACCGTGGCCAGCAGCAGGGACGCCTCGGTGCTGCGGGACGCCGCCGAGGTCACCGCGCCCGCCGAGCAGGCGGGGCAGCGGCCGGGGCAGTTCAGCCAGAACTACGCCGGCTACGACGACCTGGACCGGACCAGGCCGGTGGTCGCGCTCTCGGCAGGCAACCCGGATGGCTGCCGGCCGTTCTCCGCGGCGGACAGGGCGGCCGTGGCAGGCAAGTTCGCCTGGCTGGAATGGGACGACAACGATTCGACCAGGGCCTGCGGTTCCTCGACACGCACCGACAACGCCGCGGCGGCCGGCGCCGAGGGTGTGCTGCTGTCCTCCACCCTCGAGCACTTCTCGGCCGGGATCGCGGGCAACGAGGACATCCCGGCCTTCCAGCTCACCGGCACGGCCACCGGGACCCTGCGCCCGGCACTCGAGGCCGGCACGCTCCAGGTCCGGCTGAGCGGGCACGGCAGGGCCGCGTTGCAGACCTACGACGAGTCCATCGTGGACAGCCCGAGCGGGTTCACCTCGCGCGGCGTGCGCGGGCCGAGCGTCAAGCCGGACGTCGCCGCGCCGGGCGACACCATCGCCTCGGCGCTGTCCGGCAGCGGCAACGGTCGCACCGTGCTGTCCGGGACCTCGATGGCCGCCCCGCACACGGCGGGGATCGCGGCGCTGATCCGGCAGGCGCACCCGGAATGGTCGGTCGAGGAGGTCAAGGCCGCGGTGATCAACACCGCCGGGCACGACCTGCATGACGCGCGGGGCGACACCTACGCGCCGCAGCGGGTCGGCGCCGGCCGGATCGACGCGATCGCGGCGCTCGAGAACGAGGTTCTCGCCTACGTGCAGGACGACCCGGGTGCGGTGAGCGCCACCTTCGGCACGGTCGAGGCGGCGGGCCCGGTCTCGTTGACCAAGACGGTCAAGGTGGTGAACAAGGGCGTCCGCCCGGTCACCCTCGGCGTGTCCTACGCGGGCGTCACCGAGCCGCCAGGGGTGCGCTACGAGCTGTCCACCGACACGGTGCGGCTCAGCCCGCGTGGTGTCGCGCGGGTCCGGGTGACCCTGCGGATCGACGAACCCTCGGCGCTGCGCAAGGTCATCGACCCGACGATGGCGACCGAGCAGAGCGGGCTGGCGCGCCAGTTCCTCGCCGACGCCTCCGGCCACGTGGCCTTCACACCGCGCGAAGGGGCCACGGTCGGGCTGCGGGTTCCGGTGTACGCGGCGCCCAAGCCGGTCTCGGCGATCAGCACGCCGTCCGAGGTCCGGTTCCACGGTGGGCAGAACCAGGCCGTGCTCGACCTCGGCGGCCGCGGCGTCGTCCAGGGTTCGGGCAGCCAGGCGTACCGCTCGCTGATCAGCGTGTTCGAGCTGCAGGCGAAGTCCGGGCGGCTGCCGGAGTGCCGGGGCCAATCCGGGCGCAACTGCACCATCAACGACACCGCCAAGAGTGGCGACCTGCGCTACGTCGGTGCCACCTCCACCGCCCCGCTGGCCAGGCGGCAGGGCGACCCTGAGAGTTCGCTGCTCGCCTTCGGCCTCGCCACCTGGAGCGACTGGGCCAATCTCGGCAGCAACACGATCCCGTTCGTGGACATCGACACCACCGGGGACGGCAAGCCGGACTTCGAGTCCTACGTGACCAAGGTACCGGGCACCGACGTGTTGCTGGTGAACACGGTGGACCTGCGCAAGCCGGGCCTCCCCTCGGTGGACGTGCGGCCGGTGAACGGGCAACTCGGCGATGTGGACACCAACGTGTTCGACACGAACGTGGTCGTACTGCCGGTGCGCATCGCGGCGCTCGGCATCGACCCGAGCGCGGAGTCGCACCGGATCAGCTACACCGCGGGCACCGTCGGGTACTACAGCGCGCCTGGGCACGACCTGATCGACAGCATCGGCGAGCCGGTGTCCGTCGACGCGCTCGCGCCCGCCTACACCGTGCGGGGCGGCGGGGATCCGGCGCTGTCCTACCTGGCACGGCCCGGTACCGCGCTGGTGGTGGACCGCAACGCGGACGCCGCGCGGGAGGACACCGTGCTCGGCCTGCTGGCCCTGAACCACCACAACGCCTCCGGCCGGCGGGCCGAGGTGGTGCGGGTGCAGGCGACCGGCCGCGGCTGA
- a CDS encoding helix-turn-helix domain-containing protein: MTDFETRRKEFGAKLRRLREHHAASGRDVANELGWPQSKVSKLETGKQTPDDSDVIEWCTLLDASEARDDLLAELAELRVQQIEWRRQLRAGHRDKQTQLDQRQQRATRIRAVDITSVTGLVQTPDYARRIFRTQADLLEIPHDTEAAVKARMKRQQILYDTDKQIEILISEAALAHMITMPTELIVQLDRLATLIGMPHVRLGILPLYRQLPHVPVHGYWIVDDYVTIENITAEVEIDDPEQVALYHRLTGRLWTAAADGDDARTVLSRAAEQLAG; this comes from the coding sequence GTGACCGACTTCGAGACCCGGCGCAAGGAGTTCGGCGCCAAGCTACGGCGCCTGCGTGAGCACCACGCCGCATCTGGTCGAGATGTCGCCAACGAGCTCGGTTGGCCACAGTCGAAGGTCTCCAAGCTGGAGACCGGCAAGCAGACGCCCGACGACTCCGACGTGATCGAGTGGTGCACGCTGCTCGATGCGTCGGAAGCGCGGGACGATCTACTCGCCGAGTTGGCTGAGCTGCGCGTTCAGCAGATCGAGTGGCGTCGCCAGCTCCGCGCTGGTCACCGCGACAAACAGACCCAACTCGACCAGCGGCAGCAACGTGCTACTCGGATCCGCGCCGTAGACATCACCTCGGTTACCGGCCTGGTCCAGACTCCCGACTACGCGCGCCGCATCTTCCGAACCCAAGCCGACCTCCTCGAGATACCGCACGACACCGAGGCCGCCGTCAAGGCACGGATGAAGCGTCAGCAGATCCTCTACGACACCGACAAGCAGATCGAGATCCTGATCAGTGAGGCAGCTCTGGCTCACATGATCACCATGCCGACCGAGCTGATCGTGCAACTCGATCGGCTGGCCACACTCATCGGCATGCCGCACGTCCGGCTCGGCATCCTGCCGCTCTACCGCCAACTGCCACACGTACCTGTGCACGGCTACTGGATCGTGGACGATTACGTCACCATCGAGAACATCACTGCCGAGGTCGAGATCGACGATCCCGAGCAGGTCGCTCTCTACCATCGGCTCACCGGCCGTCTTTGGACCGCTGCGGCTGACGGCGACGACGCACGGACGGTCCTTTCGCGCGCCGCCGAACAGCTCGCCGGCTGA
- a CDS encoding DUF397 domain-containing protein, translating into MSEQQSDPVDDKAHIRDELDLSKAEWQRAEPEGETLEDAVEYAFVPHTDGVTYVAMRQSSQPDGVILVFTPAEWDAFVAGVKDGEFDEPW; encoded by the coding sequence ATGAGTGAGCAACAGTCCGATCCGGTCGACGACAAGGCCCACATCCGGGACGAGCTGGACCTCAGCAAGGCGGAGTGGCAGCGCGCCGAGCCGGAGGGCGAGACCCTCGAGGACGCCGTGGAGTACGCCTTCGTGCCGCATACCGACGGCGTGACCTACGTGGCCATGCGACAGTCCTCGCAGCCCGACGGCGTCATCCTGGTCTTCACCCCGGCCGAATGGGATGCCTTCGTCGCCGGCGTCAAGGACGGCGAGTTCGACGAACCCTGGTGA